In Larimichthys crocea isolate SSNF chromosome VII, L_crocea_2.0, whole genome shotgun sequence, the genomic stretch GACTCAGGTTTCGTATTTTACTCTCGGTGCGTACTTTGATACTGgactctttaaatatttatatttcctgattgttttgattctatatatttttattatttttgccaATGTATTGCCCATTGTAGCAATCTATAagaacagaagtttacatgaacctatgtacatctttctgtgcagcctgtttatGAATGAATTGTATGGTAGTACAGGGTTGTTTCCATTccttctgattcagattctctCTGACATTCACATTATTTcaacttctttttgtttcctgcagaTTTTCTTCGTGTACTCTTATGGAAGTGTAGAATATTTAAACTTAGCCGTCATGTCTTATGACAGATATCTTGCCATCTGTTGTCCTCTACAATATAACACACGTATGACTGTTCAGAAGGTTGCCATGTTTATTGCAGTGATATGGTCGGTGGTATTTCTTGTGAATTTCGTCACATTGCCTTTGATTGTTCGTTTACAGCTGTGTGGGAACGTCATTCACAAAGTTTACTGTGACAACCACTCCATTGTGAAACTATCCTGCTTTGACACAACACTCAATAACATCTACGGACTCTTCGTTAGCGCCTTCTCAGTGTTCGGGCCTCTCATTTTAATTCTCTACACGTATATAAAGATCCttaaagtctgtttctctggttctaaacagaccagacagaaagCTGTCAGTACCTGCACACCTCACCTCGCTTCTCTGCTCAACTTTTCTTTTGGGgcttgttttgaaatattacagaGCAGGTTTGATATGAGCAGTTTACCCAACATGTTACGAATATTCTTATCTTTATACTTTCTGACATGCCCGCCGCTCTTTAACCCTGTAATGTACGGCCTGAATCTGTCCAAAATCCGTATCACatgtaaaaatctgatttcatgAAGGGTATTAGTATTAGTAACCTTTAATGTCATTGGACCTGTGTTATTTGAACCGCACTGtgttaaacttttaaacactttgtttaaattttcaacatgttttgcttttgtaaaTATAGACACGTGTGATTTGTTCAGTACAGAAATAAGTCTACACTTGTTGTTCCAACCTGTGTGAGACAAATGTCCAGCATTCATATGATATCGTTGCGTTCTACTTGTCTACTTTGCTATGATGACACCTGTCACGTCTCTGTTCTGAGGCCTTTTTCCTGTTGAAGGtttgtgattgtgatttttaACAGTATGAATAAAAGGAGGCCGGGGATGAGGAAACGTCCTCTGTTGGAGTTTTTCATTATCTGGGTCCAGGCTTGAAGGATAGAGATGTCATTTATGTATAGATTTATGTATAGAAGTAAAGCCAGCTAAGACAAACCAGAATTTGTGATATTGGGTTATCTAAATAAAATTGGCTTGACTTGATGAAAGCTTGGTCATTACAAAGGTTGCTTTGGCAGCATCTACAAAGACAGTTCAGTCTAGTGAAGTGGAGATGAGTGGAGGCTGAACACAGCTTAACAACCTGTGAAGGGACAAAGTAAAACCAGTTCACACACAGTCCTCCTGTCAGATCTCTGAAAGCCCTCATCACTGGGTGAACTGTCAATAATCCTCTTTCAAATCCCAACAACAAGACTCCTGGTCGAGTCAATATACTAACCAAGATGGGATACCGACTTTGTAAATGGAAAAGACTTCAGTCAGAGCCTGAAAGTTGTCACAATAACAGCAAGGTTGACACCTGAAGGCAGATCTGGTGGGTCACCTCCAATTCCAGAAGTCTAATTACTGAAGAAGTGAAACATTCAGTCAGGTTCATTTCACATAGCTGAGAGAACCAGAGGTCAACCTGGACTTGAACTTCACGTCAGCATGAGACTTCCTGATTCCTCGAGTGACTGATTTTGTGATCAGCACAGATTGGTGTAAAACCACGAGGGACCCACTTTACTCCAATGCTGCCAAGCAAGCTTGACAGATGAGACTCTGGATGGTGCTGCAGTCAGGCGTTTGCCCATGAGCAAAGCAAAAGAACCTCTCCAAAGCAGAGGCCTGCAGACGGGGTATGATGGTCAGAGGGCTCAGAGCTCTTTGACACAGCAGATGATGATCTAACATTCTGAATGAAGTGTCACTGACACAAATGCATCAGTGGATCACACTACAactacaaaactaaaaacaaagtctgtgatatgaatttaaatgttcCAGTCAAAAAGTTTTTATAGTTGATAAAAAGACTCAAAATCTCTGGACACTAACGAACAATATAATGTACACCCaccggccacttcattaggtacgCTTGTACAGTTCACTGTAATGATAGAGCTTTAGTTTTTGGTGTATTCATTGAACTAttatgtttattgttgaggtTGTGGTTTGCAGTTaaactgcattatattgaggggtttctaatattatggcccTCATGTATGGAAATGTGTGGCCATAACATGCATCAAACACATCATAATATAATGCATATTAGATCACATTGGATAGTACtctgtacctaatgaagtggtaGGCTGGTGTACATTATATCGTATGTGTAGTGTGATCTGATCATCTGCAACACATTTCATCAAAGCTGTGCCGATGTGACAGTTCAAATGAAATAATCTCACATGAATAAAATTATGCTGTGTATGTAATAATGTGGCCAGTAAGTGTGTATTGCTAATATGAGATTAACAGTGATTTGTGCAGATCTAAAGGCCTTCACACCAAATGTTAACTGTCTAAGATACTAATGTCATGTATGCAATAtaatctaaatgtaaatatgttgaGGAGTAATTTTACATTTGCTTATTTCTTAACGTTACATGACTTTAACAGGAGGACTGTGcacatttcagaataaacagGCAGAGACGTTTCTGTATttcatgtgttattttataaaacattaaaatattaatataaaaggtaaaatataatattatggGTCTGCTTTTGATATCAGGCTTTTACATTTGTTGCGTATTTTGGACAGATTCAGGCCGTACATTACAGGGTTAAAGAGTGGCGGGCATGTCAGGTAGTATAACGATAAGAATATTCGTAACATGTTGGGCACACGGCTCATGTTAAACCTGCtctgtaatatttcaaaacaagcTCCGACAGAAAAGTTAAAGAGGGAGGCGAGGTGAGGTGTGCAGGTACTGACAGCTTTTTGTCTCGTCTGTTTGGAACCAGAGAAACAAACCAGAAATATCTTcatgtatgtataaaatattaaaagtaaagaaCCAAAGATAGTACCAAAAGTGGCCAGGAGTCCATAGAAATTAATTGCACTGATGTCGGAGCATGACAACTTTACAACAGAGTGGGAAGCACAGAAAACTTTGTCAATGATGTTTCCACAGAGCTGCAAAGGAGTAGTCAAAGATAACAACACAACCATAGCAAAACAAGGCCAAAGCCACGTTACAGCAATGAGTACGGCAATCTTCTTATGTGTCATACGTGTGTTATACTGTAGAGGATAACAGATGGCAACATATCTGTCATAAGACATGACGGCTAAGTTTAAATATTCAACACCTCCATAAGAATGAGCACAAAATATCTGCAGGAAACAAACTGGAGCAGAaacagtgtgaatgtcagagagaatctgaatcagaaggAATGGAAACAACCCTGTGCTACCatacagttcattcataaacaggctgcacagaaagatgtacataggttcatgtaaacttctgttcatgcaGATAACCACAATGAGGAAAACATTGGCACAAAGAATGAAAGTATACAAAGAGATAAtgattataaaatataagtacTTGAAAACACTGGTGTCAAAATAGGCAGCAAGTAGGAAATATGAAACCTGTGTCGAGTTTATCATGATCCTCACTTTGGCTGGTCAAACGTCAGATTATGATAATGATGTTACCTTTCACTGAGCACTTGTAAAAAGTGAACTTTAGGTTGGTGAGGTCTAAACATCCTGaacatcaaacacagacaaatgaagaacagacacacagacaatctTACAACACATGGCAGACAGAAAATGCTAAAAGGAAAATACAAGCCATGAAATCAACAACACCACCTCCATGATTCATTCTCTACGTCTTTCAATGCAGTCAGTGAAACTGAATGCTGAGCAGGTCTAGATCTCTTTATAATATGATTTACAGAGACCTGACGAGACGAGAAAAAAGTTATGTTAGTAACATGAGGAGAGtccagtgcatcatgggaagtgtagtcctatagcagc encodes the following:
- the LOC104929709 gene encoding olfactory receptor 11A1-like; amino-acid sequence: MNLTQVSYFTLGAYFDTGLFKYLYFLIVLILYIFIIFANVLPIVAIYKNRSLHEPMYIFLCSLFMNELYGSTGLFPFLLIQILSDIHIISTSFCFLQIFFVYSYGSVEYLNLAVMSYDRYLAICCPLQYNTRMTVQKVAMFIAVIWSVVFLVNFVTLPLIVRLQLCGNVIHKVYCDNHSIVKLSCFDTTLNNIYGLFVSAFSVFGPLILILYTYIKILKVCFSGSKQTRQKAVSTCTPHLASLLNFSFGACFEILQSRFDMSSLPNMLRIFLSLYFLTCPPLFNPVMYGLNLSKIRITCKNLIS
- the LOC104929708 gene encoding olfactory receptor 142-like, giving the protein MINSTQVSYFLLAAYFDTSVFKYLYFIIIISLYTFILCANVFLIVVICMNRSLHEPMYIFLCSLFMNELYGSTGLFPFLLIQILSDIHTVSAPVCFLQIFCAHSYGGVEYLNLAVMSYDRYVAICYPLQYNTRMTHKKIAVLIAVTWLWPCFAMVVLLSLTTPLQLCGNIIDKVFCASHSVVKLSCSDISAINFYGLLATFGTIFGSLLLIFYTYMKIFLVCFSGSKQTRQKAVSTCTPHLASLFNFSVGACFEILQSRFNMSRVPNMLRIFLSLYYLTCPPLFNPVMYGLNLSKIRNKCKSLISKADP